Proteins encoded together in one Quercus lobata isolate SW786 chromosome 3, ValleyOak3.0 Primary Assembly, whole genome shotgun sequence window:
- the LOC115981963 gene encoding DNA repair RAD52-like protein 2, chloroplastic, which produces MAVQSITTTATTNPFLTKSKSATLSFTSKCNDCLVVVGIGGQRRRTPILCATNNNSSSSSNESSSSSKKSGVGGGGAVPNSNYVVPLDKSFTSTNSSCITRPLVEILRDLNKRIPDNIIKSSDDDHTSFATFIPWYHANRMLSFYAPGWCGEIRDVIFSDNGGVTVVYRVTIRGSDGEAYRESTGTVSPGDGHIVDPVAEAEEIAFCRACARFGLGLYLYHKE; this is translated from the exons atggctGTGCAAAGCATTACTACTACTGCTACTACCAATCCTTTCCTCACCAAATCGAAATCGGCAACGCTGTCTTTTACCTCAAAATGCAATGATTGTTTAGTTGTTGTAGGAATTGGAGGTCAGAGGAGGAGAACACCAATTTTATGTGCTACCAACAACAATAGCAGTAGCAGCAGCAATGAAAGTAGCAGCAGCAGCAAGAAAAGTGGAGTAGGAGGAGGAGGTGCAGTGCCGAATTCGAATTATGTGGTTCCACTTGACAAATCATTTACATCAACAAACTCATCTTGCATCACTCGCCCTCTTGTTGAGATCCTCAGAGACCTCAACAAGAGGATTCCTGACAATATCATCAAATCCTCTGATGATGATCACACTTCCTTCGCCACTTTCATCCCCtg GTACCATGCTAATCGGATGTTGAGCTTCTATGCCCCTG GATGGTGTGGAGAGATACGTGATGTTATATTCTCTGACAATGGAGGTGTGACTGTGGTGTATCGTGTCACCATACGTGGATCTGATGGAGAG GCTTACCGTGAATCAACTGGGACAGTATCACCTGGTGATGGCCACATTGTGGATCCAGTTGCTGAAGCAGAGGAAATAGCATTCTGCAGAGCGTGTGCCCGGTTTGGCCTTGGCTTGTATCTCTATCACAAAGAATAG